The genomic DNA TGCTGCCAAAAAGACAATTACAGAATAATTCAAGACTATGGAAACCCTTCCAAAATCAGAATGCAACGGAAAATGGAAACTGACTGGGCGCAAAAAATCTACAAAAAACGATCAAAAACAGCAGAATTACCCTTTGCACACCTAAAACAAAACATGAAACTACATGAATTCACCACAACAGGAATAAAAAATACAAATACTGAATTCAAACTATACACAATCGGACACAACCTAAAAAGAATATACAACGAAATAAACAGAAAAAACAACTAAAAATAAGAAAAATTACAAAAAAATCAAAAACACAAAATTCGATTAAAAATTTTGCGTCACATCCTCAA from Methanobrevibacter thaueri includes the following:
- a CDS encoding transposase, with the protein product CCQKDNYRIIQDYGNPSKIRMQRKMETDWAQKIYKKRSKTAELPFAHLKQNMKLHEFTTTGIKNTNTEFKLYTIGHNLKRIYNEINRKNN